Part of the Citrus sinensis cultivar Valencia sweet orange chromosome 2, DVS_A1.0, whole genome shotgun sequence genome, AAGTTATGAATGTATTCAACTCTTTTGATTAAATGAAAGTTTTTagtccttttaaaaaaaaaaaaaaaacgtagcATCCaatttgctatatatatatatataatcgacaaattaaattatatactATATGGACTATCTAGGTATATATATACCTaggggtgtgtgtgtgtacctTGGGCGGCAGCATCCCCTGAGATTATCCCAGAAGcgtttataaatataaattgtgCATTAGAATGatctttattgaatttatctACCAATTATTTGAGTCCCTCATCGAATAATTTGGCTGCGTTGTTCATTTTCTCAACGCACTTGGCACCATTTCTGGGATATGTAGCAATTGCATTTGGAGTGCAACCTAGGGGTCCCAGGCCAACCATGGCAACCTTTCTTGCTCCCATATTATACAAACGCTAATTTGAGAAACAGTTAACAACAACAGAGAAATGGTTAGCCAGATCGATCGaccaaaaataacttaattgatagaagagaaattaaggatggaaattaattaaactaaagaaAGTAATAACTTTGATTTGCGGAGAAAAGTGTTGAATAAGAAGTTCAGCAAATTGGCTTGGGGGTGTAAAGGGGGCCTGATGGGTAATAGGGCAAGAAGTAGTTGCGAATGTAATCGTTGATGCCCATATTCACTACataaaagcactttttaaGGTAACTGGAAGCTGATTCAGTATTCCCCAGCTGTGACTTGATATAAAAGACACTATTAATCCGTGACGGGTTAGCTGCTTTTTCATTGGGATATTTCCGCCCTGCAATAAATAATTGCGTGCGCAGCCCAGTCAAATTAAAACATATGGTCAGAATTTCGAAAACTAGCCTTTATGCTCTATTCATTTAGTTAATTCGATCTATGTCCATTTCCCATCATCTCATGTCGCGCTAATATGAGACGTGGTTCAATACAAATTATATAGCTAGCCAACGACACAGGTTGTTAATTATGTTCCAGGAGTAAATGCACATTCGCTAGCTAGTCAATACAgtttaattttggaaaatgagAAGACCTTATTTTGTGGTGCCTAGAAGGAAATTAAGGGCAACTAAAAGTCAAAGGTATGACTATATTATCTACTCTACAGATTAACTTCTTAGCcaaatacttaattattatttattttagaaaattaaattcttatgcTAATATGGGAgcgaattaaataattaatgacaCTTTCCCCTTCCTCTATAGCTACGACTTCCtcttcctttctttctttctttatttatatctttatattttttgggttttgggggtggggaggagttgaaatttattagacatcaaaagagtaatgatatatttgaaaatttatatataaactttaaaattatggaaAAATTGTCCATTTTCCTTTGGAATCCCAAAAACCACTTGGGCATAGATTTGCAAGATCTTTTTTGGGTTGAACAATCTAATACAAATCCTTTCTTTcaactatattttaattgttttcaaaGGAAAACATTTTAAAGTGAACTGATTGTTGTCATTTTCAAggatattttacaaatttattccTGAGCCCAAATCTTAGTTCTTTCCTTGAAATTACTACTCATTAAAGGTACAGTACACCACTAATGAATGGTGATTGAAGTATTTTTATGTTACCAACAATCTCACCCAAAAGTTTATTCATACAATTTATGacattaatttaaatgtaCATACATTTAGTCGTGTTGCTTATTAATGTTATACCAgacataaattatatttttgtaacttattcatttaatttatattagatCATTTATTAGATATCATATCTTACATAATAGAAATAGATTCTGAAGCATTTATGCTTTTAAActaaagtaataataataacaacattataaatttaaaagagggttaaaatttaattttttaaataaaccatATGTTCCAGTGAAATTATTACGAACTATGAGGGtgatgataattattttacaaaaattatccTCCTCCTCAAAAGTTAAAACAGTTTAAGAAACGGTTGCaataactattaaataatttatctttttttaatacaaatattaatccaATGGTCGCAGACATTTTTAACATCATTGATgctacaaaaaaattaatggcaCCATACAATGACCTAGTAAATAATTCCTGGACCGGTTAATAatggcccaaaaaaaaaagtgattgaAATTCTTGGTTATAGATATTTTATATTGacgcaaaaaataaaacaaaatactgtgattgaaatagaaaattagaCAAATGGAAAGATAGGGTGGCAGCCAAAATCTGTTACATTAATTCCTCATTGGATAAATTGAAATACACGcataatttaacttaaaatacaTGAGCTTTAgtgatttgaaatatttatgtataaTTCCACAAACTGATATAACAATTGcaacaagaaattaaaatgacaGAGTAATAAAAGAAGTTGTTTTGGAGCGAGTAATATATAACGCTATCACATAAAagtttatcttaatttaatgCATGTAAGAAATTATATGCTTTATCTTAATAGGCAGCCGTGTTGGTGTTGAGAATCAGAGCTGAGCTAAGCGTCGAATATCAATGGGGTAAGCGTCTGATGGAGACTGAGCAGAGTAAGATCTGGTGGCGATGATCGTATTCGCAGCTTCAGTTGGATGAAAAGCATCCCAAAACACGTACTCCCTCCTGTTTGGGCATGGATTTTGAAGAGGAAGACATGTAATTTGCCCATTGTTTCTTCCAACACCACAGCACCCAGTATTTGTCACTCTAAAACCTGTTAcgtacaaatataaatataatgaaatgTGCACACGATGATACAAATATTTCtaatttgattgattaattaaattaaaagttaccATAGCGTGCAGGATTGGCTGTAATATCTTGGAAAATCCCATAAGCATTGATGTAGATAAACTTGGCATCAGAATCGTTGTTGTTGAATTGATCAACGAGGCCTCTGAGCTTGTTATTGAATATTACGTTTGCGTCATTCACTCTCTTCACACAAGTTCTCCCATCTGGACTGTTTTGAGCCAATTGATTCGGGCTGCACCCTATCTGTCCCACTCCAATCAACACAAATTTCCTTGCCCCATAGTTGTACAACGCCTATATTATACACATATTCATTCACGATTCATCAgtacttaaaattatttgagaattcataatggaaaaaaaaaggggtctGAGCGACGCAGGTACGTACCTGAAGTTGCTGAGTGTACTGTTGAATAAGAAGGTCTGCATACTGCTCGGGGGTGTATTGACGACCGGTTGAATAATAGAGGGGCTGGAAGTAGTTGTTGAGGTAGTCGTTGCTGCCTAATCCGATTGAGTATATGCATCGGCTCAGGTAATTAGCAGCTTGATCTTGATTTCCTAGTAAGTTCACTACTTGCTGAACCGTGTTTTGGTAATTCTTTACCTGCCCACTAAAACTGATTCGATCTCCCTGCAATATAATATTGCATGTGCATGTATGTATAACATTAGTTATTTCAGGATTCACACTTCATCAGTTGATGCATgctattgttaattatttgttgataTGAAATGGACATTATTAAAGTTCatatatgcatgcatgcattaaataaataaattaactaattaatgggattgattattttctttttatttaccaGCTGTCGACCAGTTTCCTCCCTGATACCAGCAGCTGCAGATGCATAATTGACTCCTCTGAGTATATCCTGACCTCTTGCAGCCGAATATGGAGGAATGTAACCGTCGAAGCCCAGAAGTTGGGCTGCAGACAAGCAAAACTAATGTGAGATTAATTAGTGGCTGGCAGGCATAATTTTTCAGTAGATTAAGTTGAGCTTACCAATGACATCGACGGTAGTTTTGCCATTGGAAAATCTTCCTGTAGGGCCATTAGGGAAGTCAATTCCATAAGGCAAGTAATTAGCTCTAGCCAATGAAGATAGTTGATTATTATTCCCGTTATCCACCAATGAATCCCCAAATATGAAGTAGCAAGGCACTTGAGGCGCTGCTTTGGccccataataataattctgtATATTGATCAAAACCAACAACACCATCACCACCCACCATTTTCTTAAATCCATCAAGCCCGAAAGAGGAAACAAATTCTAAAACCCAGATGAGATGAGGAATGATCAAAATTGATTAGAGGAATGGTGAGTATgtgacaaaacaaaaatgataggTCATAGAGTTTTATATAGAGAGAACAGAAGTAGCAAATTGAAGAAGATGTAATTATTAGCTTTTACAGTTGAGGAGTTGGTTCGGGGCATTAAATTCACGCGGAGATAACGTGAGAATGAATgccaaataaaaatcaaagctCTCTGCTCTGAATTTCAATTTCCTCTGCCTGTGGGATTAATGGATATAATTACACTAAGTACATTACATGTGCAATTGATACACGGcacaattttgaattgatCAAAGCTTGTTTGTGAGTGAGAACGCGCCTCCTCGCCCTGTGCCTTGTCGGTAGTCAGCTACCCAGCTTTGGTCCATCGCCACAAATTTCAACCCCCACTAATCATTAATGtgatcaattaattatgtataCCATTGCGACACTTTACGTTCTGAAATCCccaaattttctattttgtatTAGCAACTGTTTAACATGCCCGGGAGTTTAAATAGCATATGGACAGCAAAAAA contains:
- the LOC102617527 gene encoding GDSL esterase/lipase At5g45670-like is translated as MDLRKWWVVMVLLVLINIQNYYYGAKAAPQVPCYFIFGDSLVDNGNNNQLSSLARANYLPYGIDFPNGPTGRFSNGKTTVDVIAQLLGFDGYIPPYSAARGQDILRGVNYASAAAGIREETGRQLGDRISFSGQVKNYQNTVQQVVNLLGNQDQAANYLSRCIYSIGLGSNDYLNNYFQPLYYSTGRQYTPEQYADLLIQQYTQQLQALYNYGARKFVLIGVGQIGCSPNQLAQNSPDGRTCVKRVNDANVIFNNKLRGLVDQFNNNDSDAKFIYINAYGIFQDITANPARYGFRVTNTGCCGVGRNNGQITCLPLQNPCPNRREYVFWDAFHPTEAANTIIATRSYSAQSPSDAYPIDIRRLAQL